One stretch of Dokdonia sp. Hel_I_53 DNA includes these proteins:
- a CDS encoding FAD:protein FMN transferase, with product MRFYYFLVILIFFSCNQKRTSDEITISGQAFGTFYSVIYFGKGNEAPRIQKGVDSVIYKVNKSMSTYIPASDISKINRGDSTVVVDDMFIDVFTLSRKLYKATSGYFDPTVGTLRNAYGFGDTEAIRIMDSTKLDSLMRYVGWDKVILNEDHTITKRSPEIYFDFNAVAKGYGVDRIAVYLKSKGFENFLIDIGGEIVASGINYNKNKQWIVGVEGIDSNVLNRSAIASVRLANKAMAGSGNYRKNRVDEITGKEYVHTINPLTGSAEKSDVLSATIIANDCATADAWATACMAMGLQRSIEALKNHDVEAYLIYDGGVFKTDNFEVLNP from the coding sequence ATGCGTTTTTACTACTTTCTAGTTATACTAATATTTTTTAGTTGTAATCAAAAAAGGACTTCTGATGAGATAACTATTTCAGGACAAGCTTTTGGTACATTCTATTCGGTAATTTACTTTGGTAAGGGTAATGAGGCTCCCCGTATTCAGAAAGGAGTTGATAGTGTGATTTATAAGGTGAATAAATCAATGAGCACCTATATACCGGCTAGTGATATTTCTAAAATTAATCGTGGCGACAGTACAGTAGTTGTGGATGATATGTTTATAGATGTTTTTACGCTTTCGCGAAAGCTTTATAAAGCCACTTCAGGATATTTTGACCCTACTGTTGGAACATTGCGTAATGCTTACGGATTCGGTGATACGGAAGCTATTAGAATAATGGACAGCACAAAGTTAGATTCATTGATGCGATATGTAGGTTGGGATAAAGTAATACTTAATGAAGATCATACTATTACCAAGCGTAGTCCTGAGATTTATTTTGACTTTAATGCGGTGGCAAAAGGCTATGGTGTAGATCGAATAGCGGTGTACTTAAAGTCTAAAGGATTTGAGAACTTTCTTATAGATATAGGCGGTGAAATTGTTGCTTCTGGAATAAATTACAACAAGAATAAGCAATGGATAGTAGGTGTAGAGGGTATAGATTCAAACGTCTTAAATCGTTCCGCTATTGCTTCTGTAAGATTAGCGAATAAGGCTATGGCAGGATCTGGTAATTATAGAAAGAACCGTGTAGATGAAATTACGGGCAAAGAATATGTACATACTATCAATCCGCTTACGGGTTCTGCCGAAAAAAGTGATGTGCTTAGTGCAACTATTATAGCAAACGATTGTGCGACGGCAGATGCTTGGGCGACCGCATGTATGGCCATGGGGTTACAACGTTCTATAGAAGCTCTAAAAAACCATGATGTGGAAGCATATTTAATATATGACGGAGGTGTTTTTAAAACTGATAATTTTGAAGTTTTGAATCCATAA
- the gpmI gene encoding 2,3-bisphosphoglycerate-independent phosphoglycerate mutase: MNKKTILMILDGWGMAPNKKVSAVDQANTPFIDSLFKNYPHAQLLTHGENVGLPDGQMGNSEVGHMNLGAGRIVYQDFAKINKAIKEDSLKDEKVLQETFAFAKANNKSVHFLGLVSDGGVHSHINHLKGLIKAAKNAGVPQSYIHAFTDGRDVDPKSGKSFIEDIDTFSKEYNAKLASVIGRYYAMDRDNRWDRVALAYNLIVNGIGKETSNIGKSIQESYDQGTTDEFLKPLFITLEKDHKSTIQEGDVVIFFNFRTDRGRELTEMLSQRDFEEQYTKKLDLHYVTMTNYDETFENTHVIFNKDNLTDTLGETLGKAGKKQIRIAETEKYPHVTFFFSGGRETPFEGESRILAPSPKVATYDLQPEMSAYEIRDKILPEISKSEADFICLNFANPDMVGHTGVMDAAIKACETVDRCTQDIVTAAIDNDYTVLIIADHGNAEVMINPDGSPNTAHTTNPVPILLIDKELSTINNGILSNVAPTILKLIGVEQPKVMDCVPLI; encoded by the coding sequence ATGAATAAAAAAACGATTCTAATGATACTTGATGGATGGGGAATGGCTCCAAACAAAAAAGTGTCTGCTGTAGATCAAGCAAATACGCCTTTTATAGATAGTTTATTTAAAAACTATCCACATGCCCAATTGCTCACACACGGAGAAAATGTAGGTCTTCCTGATGGCCAAATGGGTAATAGCGAAGTAGGCCACATGAACTTAGGTGCTGGAAGAATTGTGTATCAAGATTTTGCAAAAATTAATAAAGCCATAAAAGAAGATTCTCTTAAAGACGAAAAGGTTTTACAAGAGACATTCGCTTTCGCGAAAGCAAATAACAAATCCGTTCATTTTTTAGGATTAGTTTCTGACGGTGGTGTGCATTCTCACATCAACCATCTCAAGGGTCTCATTAAAGCTGCCAAAAACGCTGGTGTCCCCCAATCCTACATTCACGCCTTTACAGATGGACGCGATGTTGACCCAAAATCTGGAAAATCATTCATTGAAGACATAGACACTTTTAGTAAGGAATACAATGCAAAGCTCGCTTCCGTCATAGGTCGCTATTATGCAATGGATAGAGATAATCGCTGGGATCGCGTTGCGCTTGCGTATAATCTTATCGTAAATGGAATAGGAAAAGAGACCTCTAATATTGGTAAGTCTATACAGGAAAGTTACGACCAAGGCACAACAGACGAGTTTCTCAAACCACTCTTCATTACACTTGAGAAGGATCATAAGTCTACAATTCAAGAGGGGGATGTTGTTATCTTTTTTAACTTTAGAACAGACCGTGGTCGGGAATTAACAGAGATGCTATCCCAGAGAGATTTTGAAGAACAGTATACAAAAAAACTTGACCTTCATTATGTAACAATGACTAACTACGATGAGACTTTTGAGAATACGCATGTCATATTTAACAAAGATAATCTTACAGATACCTTAGGAGAAACCCTAGGAAAGGCTGGTAAAAAACAGATACGCATTGCAGAGACTGAAAAATATCCTCACGTTACATTTTTCTTTTCTGGAGGAAGAGAAACACCTTTTGAAGGTGAGTCTAGAATACTCGCTCCATCTCCCAAGGTAGCAACTTATGATCTTCAACCAGAAATGAGTGCATATGAAATAAGGGATAAAATTCTCCCAGAAATTAGTAAAAGCGAGGCCGATTTTATTTGTCTCAATTTTGCAAATCCTGATATGGTTGGACATACAGGAGTTATGGATGCAGCCATTAAAGCCTGTGAAACTGTGGACAGATGTACTCAAGATATCGTTACGGCTGCTATAGATAACGACTATACCGTACTTATTATAGCAGATCATGGGAATGCAGAAGTAATGATAAATCCTGATGGATCACCTAACACGGCACACACTACAAATCCTGTGCCTATACTTCTTATTGACAAAGAATTATCTACTATCAATAACGGAATACTGTCTAATGTGGCTCCTACAATATTGAAATTAATTGGCGTTGAACAACCAAAAGTAATGGATTGCGTACCTTTAATCTAA
- a CDS encoding branched-chain amino acid aminotransferase: METISTLKIEKRSNSKIGDVDFNNLPFGSVFTDHMFSCEYVNGQWQQSEIIPYGPIPMDPGAKVFHYGQAVFEGMKAFKDDNGKVFLFRPEDNWARINKSAARLAMPEFPKESFMEGLKELLKLDDAWIKSGEGNSLYIRPFVIATQSGVSASPSDRYKFIIILSPAQSYYAGEVNVVFAEKYSRAADGGVGFAKAAGNYAAQFYPTDLAKKEGYQQIIWTDASTHEFLEEAGTMNVFFRVGDKLLTAPTNDRILDGITRKSVIQLAKDAGIDVEVRQVSVKEIVAAAQAGELKEIFGVGTAAVVVPFKSFGYQDVNHKLNAPENSYGLKFKKMLNDIQYNRAEDKYGWRVVVK, from the coding sequence ATGGAAACAATATCAACTCTTAAAATAGAAAAGCGTAGTAATAGTAAGATAGGTGACGTAGATTTTAATAATCTTCCTTTTGGGAGTGTATTTACAGATCATATGTTCTCTTGTGAATATGTAAATGGGCAATGGCAACAATCTGAAATTATACCTTACGGACCAATCCCCATGGATCCTGGAGCTAAAGTTTTTCATTACGGACAAGCTGTTTTTGAAGGAATGAAAGCCTTTAAAGATGATAATGGGAAAGTATTTTTATTCCGCCCAGAAGACAACTGGGCTCGTATTAACAAGTCTGCCGCTAGACTAGCGATGCCAGAATTTCCTAAAGAATCTTTTATGGAGGGCCTCAAAGAGCTCTTAAAACTTGATGATGCTTGGATAAAATCAGGTGAAGGCAACTCGCTTTACATACGACCATTTGTAATCGCGACGCAGTCTGGGGTATCTGCATCACCTTCAGATCGCTATAAATTTATTATTATACTTTCACCTGCTCAATCATATTATGCAGGAGAAGTGAATGTCGTATTTGCAGAAAAATACAGTCGTGCAGCAGATGGTGGTGTAGGTTTTGCAAAGGCTGCGGGTAACTACGCTGCACAGTTCTACCCTACAGATCTTGCTAAAAAAGAGGGATATCAACAAATAATCTGGACCGACGCAAGTACGCATGAGTTTCTTGAAGAAGCAGGAACGATGAATGTATTCTTTCGCGTAGGTGATAAATTACTTACAGCTCCCACAAATGATAGAATTTTAGATGGAATCACACGTAAGAGCGTTATTCAACTTGCAAAAGATGCTGGTATTGACGTTGAAGTGAGACAAGTATCTGTAAAAGAAATTGTCGCGGCAGCACAAGCTGGTGAACTTAAAGAAATTTTTGGTGTAGGAACCGCTGCTGTAGTCGTTCCTTTTAAGAGCTTTGGGTATCAGGATGTGAACCATAAACTCAATGCTCCCGAAAATAGCTACGGGTTGAAATTTAAAAAAATGCTAAATGATATACAGTATAACAGAGCAGAGGATAAATACGGCTGGAGGGTTGTTGTAAAGTAA
- the map gene encoding type I methionyl aminopeptidase: MAIIQKTREEIEIMRESALVVSRTLGMLASEVKPGVTTLQLDKLAEEYIRSQDAIPGFLGLYDFPNSLCVSPNEQIVHGIPNNTPLVEGDIISIDCGAIKNGYYGDHAYTFEVGEVTPEVKKLLEVTKESLYKGIEQFKLGNRVGDVGYAIQKFTEDHGYGVVRELVGHGLGAVMHEDPEMPNYGRRGRGKKFIEGMVVAIEPMTNMGTKNIKQHSDGWTITTRDNKPSAHFEHDVAIIDGKPELLSTFAYIYKALGIESEEETPFRQQALVL, from the coding sequence ATGGCAATTATACAAAAGACAAGAGAAGAAATAGAAATAATGCGAGAAAGTGCCCTAGTAGTTTCTCGGACTTTAGGTATGCTAGCAAGCGAGGTGAAACCAGGAGTAACCACGCTTCAGTTAGATAAACTAGCCGAAGAATATATACGCTCACAAGATGCTATCCCAGGATTTTTAGGCTTGTATGACTTTCCTAATTCTTTGTGTGTTAGTCCTAATGAACAAATAGTACATGGTATCCCTAATAACACACCACTAGTAGAAGGAGATATCATATCTATTGATTGTGGTGCTATAAAAAATGGCTATTATGGTGATCACGCGTATACGTTTGAAGTGGGAGAAGTTACTCCAGAAGTAAAAAAATTACTGGAAGTTACTAAAGAATCTTTATATAAAGGCATAGAACAATTTAAGTTGGGAAACCGCGTAGGTGATGTAGGCTATGCGATTCAAAAGTTTACAGAAGATCATGGTTATGGTGTTGTAAGAGAGCTTGTAGGGCATGGTCTAGGCGCTGTAATGCATGAAGATCCAGAAATGCCTAACTATGGCCGTCGAGGTCGTGGTAAAAAATTTATTGAAGGAATGGTTGTCGCTATTGAGCCTATGACAAATATGGGAACAAAAAATATAAAACAACATAGTGATGGCTGGACCATTACTACTCGTGACAATAAGCCCAGTGCACATTTTGAACATGACGTTGCAATTATAGATGGTAAACCAGAATTACTCTCTACGTTTGCATACATCTACAAAGCATTAGGTATTGAAAGCGAAGAGGAAACTCCTTTTCGACAGCAAGCTTTAGTGCTATAG
- a CDS encoding M48 family metalloprotease, producing the protein MGRGSGLKIRLLIGVAIVAFALFKNCSNREENPYTGKVQAISVSPEEEIAMGLQYAPEMAKQHGGLHPDKQLQAFVDQVGKKLVDNTMARETPYNYEFHLLRDEQTVNAFALPGGQIFITYALLSKLENEDQVAGVLGHEIGHVLGKHSAERMANSDMWQTISMGAEVGGGAGAAAGSIGQSILMGNGRDDELESDDLGVRFMIRAGYDPYQMIGVMKILKAASGGSRQPEFASTHPDPENRIEQIEESIQKYGYTGPKTM; encoded by the coding sequence ATGGGAAGAGGTAGTGGCCTTAAAATTAGACTATTAATAGGTGTCGCAATTGTAGCCTTTGCGCTTTTTAAAAATTGTAGTAATCGTGAAGAAAATCCCTATACTGGAAAAGTGCAGGCCATCTCTGTCTCTCCAGAAGAGGAAATAGCTATGGGTTTACAATATGCTCCCGAAATGGCAAAACAGCATGGAGGTTTACACCCAGACAAACAACTACAGGCATTTGTTGATCAAGTAGGCAAGAAACTGGTAGACAATACTATGGCAAGGGAAACACCTTATAATTATGAATTTCATCTTTTACGAGATGAGCAAACGGTAAATGCATTTGCATTACCTGGAGGTCAAATTTTTATCACCTATGCCCTACTTTCTAAGCTAGAGAATGAAGATCAAGTCGCTGGCGTATTAGGTCATGAGATAGGCCATGTTTTAGGTAAACATAGCGCCGAGCGTATGGCAAATTCTGATATGTGGCAAACCATTTCTATGGGAGCCGAAGTAGGTGGAGGTGCTGGTGCAGCCGCTGGGTCTATAGGACAAAGTATTCTTATGGGTAATGGCCGCGATGATGAGTTAGAAAGCGATGATCTAGGTGTACGCTTTATGATACGTGCTGGATATGATCCGTATCAAATGATTGGAGTAATGAAAATTCTTAAAGCGGCAAGTGGTGGTAGTAGACAACCAGAATTTGCTAGCACACACCCTGATCCAGAAAATCGTATTGAACAAATAGAAGAGAGTATTCAAAAATACGGTTATACAGGTCCAAAAACCATGTAA
- a CDS encoding thioredoxin family protein: MEKHINMLMKNKWILILVTLLLTVACKEHKSVEEVTEELEEKVAEENDTINNVIEEIPVLLGEFTRDTLEANPYNTWFIENYKAHSLDESSLLAVKENIKDVRVTVFMGSWCEDSQREVPAFFKILDEIDYGSDSVNLIMVSEDKEEPADLVKDKQITNVPTFIFTKDGEELGRIVEYPLESLEKDMVKILTGEDYTHAYAE; the protein is encoded by the coding sequence ATGGAGAAACATATAAACATGCTTATGAAAAATAAATGGATACTCATTTTAGTAACACTATTACTAACTGTTGCCTGTAAAGAGCACAAATCTGTAGAAGAAGTTACAGAAGAGCTAGAAGAGAAAGTAGCAGAAGAAAATGATACAATAAATAATGTAATAGAAGAGATACCTGTGCTATTAGGCGAGTTTACTCGTGATACACTTGAGGCTAATCCTTACAATACGTGGTTTATTGAGAACTACAAAGCACATTCGCTAGATGAATCTTCATTACTGGCTGTAAAAGAAAATATTAAAGACGTACGTGTTACTGTATTTATGGGAAGTTGGTGTGAAGACAGCCAGCGTGAAGTCCCTGCGTTTTTCAAAATACTAGATGAAATAGATTATGGCAGTGATTCTGTAAACCTCATTATGGTTTCTGAAGATAAAGAGGAACCTGCAGACCTAGTTAAAGATAAACAGATCACAAATGTACCTACTTTTATTTTCACAAAAGATGGAGAGGAATTAGGACGTATAGTTGAGTACCCTTTAGAGAGTTTAGAAAAAGATATGGTTAAAATTCTTACTGGAGAAGACTACACACATGCATATGCAGAGTAA
- a CDS encoding thioredoxin family protein, with translation MKNVTLSLSLAIVCLSCSSTKSTSKDNTSQSTTVAIDTSSEKVASPEPEKKIMRTMLVGKEDRKALEEAPFNTWYTTNYSNYSVNKTLIPDITNGLNGVTVTTFMGTWCGDSKRETPRMFKILDVANFDNSDLELITVDRTKQNPTEFTSGQNIKRVPTFIFKRDGKEIGRIVERPIESLEKDMIKILNGETYKHAYEK, from the coding sequence ATGAAGAATGTTACACTAAGTTTAAGCCTAGCAATCGTTTGCTTAAGTTGTTCAAGTACAAAATCTACAAGTAAAGATAATACTAGCCAGTCCACGACCGTTGCTATAGACACAAGTAGTGAAAAAGTTGCTTCACCAGAACCTGAGAAGAAAATAATGAGGACAATGTTAGTTGGAAAAGAAGATAGGAAAGCGCTTGAAGAAGCTCCATTTAATACCTGGTATACTACCAACTATTCTAATTATAGTGTAAACAAAACATTAATACCAGATATTACAAACGGACTTAATGGAGTAACGGTAACAACCTTTATGGGTACTTGGTGTGGTGATTCCAAACGTGAGACACCACGTATGTTTAAAATTTTGGACGTTGCAAATTTTGATAACAGTGATTTAGAACTTATTACAGTAGATCGTACGAAACAAAACCCAACTGAGTTTACTTCAGGTCAAAATATAAAACGCGTACCTACTTTTATTTTTAAAAGAGATGGTAAAGAGATAGGACGTATAGTAGAGCGTCCTATAGAAAGTTTAGAAAAGGATATGATTAAAATACTTAATGGAGAAACATATAAACATGCTTATGAAAAATAA
- a CDS encoding Na(+)-translocating NADH-quinone reductase subunit F has translation MAKLLTEQELHNLAMNIVGDDLKSQGYEFMAVNSKLKKDPQFVALKDKKLHFVIVRARTFPEDANVYDEAQMIRMRDHALKFEARTFYAGVGLGHGDNYQLPVEKDKPYREIYNGLQEIL, from the coding sequence ATGGCAAAACTCCTTACAGAACAAGAGCTACATAACCTAGCGATGAACATCGTAGGAGATGATCTAAAGAGTCAAGGTTATGAATTTATGGCAGTAAATTCCAAACTTAAAAAAGATCCACAGTTTGTAGCATTAAAAGACAAAAAGCTACATTTTGTGATTGTACGTGCACGTACGTTTCCAGAAGATGCTAATGTGTATGATGAGGCACAGATGATAAGAATGCGAGATCATGCGCTCAAATTTGAAGCGCGTACTTTTTATGCCGGAGTAGGGTTAGGTCATGGAGATAATTATCAATTACCAGTCGAAAAGGACAAACCATATAGAGAAATTTATAACGGACTTCAAGAAATTTTATAA
- the nqrF gene encoding NADH:ubiquinone reductase (Na(+)-transporting) subunit F: MILLASMSGVVIATIVAFLVLTLLLVGLLLFTKQKLSPSGPVTITINGEKEVEVASGGTLLSTLGNNKIFLPSACGGGGTCIQCECHVLEGGGEALPTETPHFSRKELAHGARLACQVKVKQNMNITIPEEVFGIKKWEATVVRNYNVASFIKEFVVEIPEDMGYKAGGYIQIEIPECTINYKDIDITAHPEEHETPDKFQAEWDKFGLWPLTMKNNETVERAYSMASFPAEGREIMLNVRIATPPWDRSKNQWMDVNPGVASSYIFAQKPGDKVTISGPYGEFFINESEAEMLYVGGGAGMAPMRSHLYHLFKTLKTGRTVTYWYGGRSKRELFYLEHFRELEREFPNFKFYLALSEPMEEDNWKVKESTEGEGDGFVGFIHQVVIDQYLSKHEAPEDIELYFCGPPLMNNAVQKMGEDYGIPDENIRFDDFGG, translated from the coding sequence ATGATACTACTAGCATCTATGTCTGGCGTTGTTATCGCAACCATTGTAGCTTTTTTAGTGCTAACTTTACTTCTTGTGGGATTATTGCTTTTTACAAAGCAAAAATTATCTCCATCAGGTCCAGTTACAATTACTATTAATGGAGAAAAAGAGGTTGAAGTTGCCTCTGGTGGAACTTTACTCTCTACATTAGGAAATAACAAGATCTTTTTACCATCTGCTTGTGGTGGTGGAGGTACTTGTATACAATGTGAATGTCACGTCCTTGAAGGAGGTGGTGAAGCCTTACCTACAGAAACACCACACTTCTCACGTAAAGAACTTGCTCATGGAGCACGTCTAGCTTGTCAAGTAAAGGTAAAGCAAAATATGAATATCACTATTCCAGAGGAGGTATTCGGAATTAAGAAATGGGAAGCTACAGTGGTTCGTAACTATAACGTAGCCTCCTTTATTAAAGAATTTGTAGTAGAGATTCCTGAAGATATGGGGTACAAAGCTGGTGGGTATATTCAAATTGAAATACCTGAGTGTACCATAAACTATAAGGACATCGATATTACAGCGCATCCAGAGGAGCACGAAACACCTGATAAATTTCAAGCTGAGTGGGATAAGTTTGGCTTATGGCCATTAACCATGAAGAATAATGAAACTGTTGAGCGTGCTTATTCTATGGCTTCTTTTCCAGCAGAAGGTCGTGAGATTATGCTCAATGTCCGTATTGCTACACCGCCATGGGATCGCTCTAAGAATCAATGGATGGATGTAAATCCTGGAGTAGCTTCTTCATACATTTTTGCTCAAAAACCTGGAGATAAAGTGACGATTTCGGGACCTTACGGTGAATTCTTTATCAACGAGTCTGAGGCAGAAATGCTTTACGTAGGTGGGGGAGCAGGAATGGCACCTATGCGCTCACACTTGTACCATTTATTTAAAACCTTAAAAACAGGACGTACCGTTACGTATTGGTATGGTGGACGTTCAAAGCGTGAATTGTTTTATCTAGAACATTTCCGAGAGTTAGAGAGAGAATTTCCAAACTTTAAATTTTACCTAGCTCTTTCTGAGCCTATGGAAGAAGATAACTGGAAAGTTAAAGAATCTACCGAAGGAGAAGGAGATGGTTTTGTAGGGTTTATACACCAAGTGGTTATAGATCAATACTTAAGCAAACATGAAGCTCCAGAAGATATTGAACTTTATTTCTGTGGGCCACCATTGATGAATAACGCTGTTCAGAAAATGGGTGAAGATTACGGTATTCCAGATGAAAACATCCGTTTTGATGATTTTGGAGGATAA
- a CDS encoding class I SAM-dependent methyltransferase, translating to MKKVFKYFLNTIPRPVLIRLSYLVRPLLAFALQGDRYEDPIDGRTFKRFLPYGYGTPRENVLSPSTLSLERHRLLWLWLKRETDFFSTPRKVLHFAPEQAFYSRFRESHHLNYTTTDLNSPLADVKADICNLPFGENSYDLIFCNHVLEHIPDDTRAMQELYRVLKSGGMAILQIPQELDRAITFEDDTIIDRDERAKIFGQYDHVRVYGRDYFDKLRSIGFKVEEIDYTKQLSCHEVDRYRLAPGEILPICYK from the coding sequence TTGAAAAAAGTCTTTAAATATTTCCTCAATACAATACCTCGGCCAGTGTTAATCAGGCTGAGTTACCTAGTACGCCCGCTATTAGCGTTTGCACTTCAGGGAGATAGATATGAAGACCCTATAGATGGTAGGACATTTAAGAGGTTTCTACCATACGGCTACGGTACACCTAGAGAAAATGTGCTATCTCCATCTACCCTGTCACTTGAACGCCACAGATTATTATGGTTATGGCTCAAACGAGAGACAGATTTTTTTTCTACTCCTAGAAAAGTATTACATTTTGCTCCAGAGCAAGCTTTTTATTCCCGCTTTCGCGAAAGCCATCATCTAAATTATACTACTACTGATCTCAACTCGCCACTGGCAGATGTAAAAGCAGATATTTGTAATTTGCCTTTCGGCGAAAACAGTTACGATCTCATATTCTGTAATCACGTTTTAGAACACATTCCAGACGATACTAGGGCAATGCAAGAGTTATATCGCGTTTTAAAATCAGGTGGGATGGCCATTTTACAAATACCGCAAGAACTTGATAGAGCCATAACTTTTGAAGATGACACCATTATAGACCGCGATGAACGTGCTAAAATATTTGGACAATATGATCACGTGCGTGTCTACGGCCGCGACTACTTTGACAAACTAAGAAGTATAGGTTTTAAAGTTGAAGAGATAGATTATACAAAACAGCTTTCTTGTCACGAAGTTGATAGATATAGACTAGCTCCTGGCGAGATATTACCTATATGCTATAAATAA
- the nqrE gene encoding NADH:ubiquinone reductase (Na(+)-transporting) subunit E has product MLEHIELFFKSIFIDNMVFATFLGMCSYLAVSKKVSTAVGLGAAVIFVLAVTVPINWLLDQYILRDGALAWLGPEYAEYDLSFLSFILFIATIATMVQLVEIVVEKFSPSLYNSLGIFLPLIAVNCAILGGSLFMQSRDIQTLGLAFNYGISSGIGWFLAILAIAAIREKIRYSNVPPPLRGLGITFIITGLMAIGFMSFGGMLTGGDEEEGVASPTTESAQTLEENENNQPVAMIDAEIANEKEN; this is encoded by the coding sequence ATGTTAGAGCATATTGAATTATTTTTTAAATCCATTTTCATCGATAATATGGTATTTGCAACCTTCCTTGGGATGTGTTCATACCTAGCGGTGTCTAAAAAGGTATCTACTGCCGTAGGATTGGGAGCAGCCGTAATATTTGTACTTGCTGTTACTGTACCCATCAACTGGCTTTTAGATCAGTACATTTTACGTGACGGTGCCCTAGCTTGGTTAGGACCTGAATATGCAGAGTATGATTTGAGTTTCTTATCATTTATACTCTTCATTGCTACTATTGCAACCATGGTACAGCTAGTAGAGATTGTAGTGGAAAAATTTTCCCCTTCACTTTACAATTCTTTGGGTATTTTCTTACCACTTATAGCCGTAAACTGTGCTATTTTAGGGGGGTCTTTATTTATGCAGTCTAGAGATATTCAAACGTTAGGACTTGCTTTTAACTATGGAATATCATCAGGAATTGGTTGGTTTTTAGCAATTTTAGCAATTGCCGCAATACGTGAGAAAATCAGATATTCAAATGTTCCACCTCCATTGAGAGGGTTAGGGATTACATTCATCATAACTGGGTTAATGGCAATAGGCTTCATGAGTTTTGGAGGAATGCTCACTGGGGGTGATGAAGAAGAAGGTGTTGCTTCTCCTACAACAGAATCTGCACAGACTTTAGAAGAAAATGAAAACAATCAGCCGGTAGCTATGATCGATGCTGAAATTGCAAACGAAAAAGAAAACTAA
- a CDS encoding BT0820 family HAD-type phosphatase, whose amino-acid sequence MKETITIAVDFDGTIVENAYPAIGKPLLFAFDTLKRLQHEGHQIILWTYRSGNKLEEALDFCAKNGIVFYAVNKSYPEEEYSTKISRKINADVFIDDRDVRGMMGWGEIYQLLSTHQSSKEVHKRKRKPEKKKTYKSFISRIEELFKDDK is encoded by the coding sequence ATTAAAGAAACGATAACCATAGCTGTAGATTTTGACGGAACCATCGTTGAAAATGCATATCCTGCAATAGGTAAACCATTGCTATTTGCTTTTGACACACTCAAAAGATTGCAACATGAAGGTCATCAAATCATTTTATGGACCTATAGATCTGGAAATAAACTGGAAGAGGCTCTTGATTTTTGTGCAAAAAATGGAATCGTGTTTTACGCAGTGAACAAAAGTTATCCAGAAGAGGAATATAGTACAAAAATAAGTCGCAAAATAAATGCAGATGTATTTATAGACGATCGTGATGTGAGGGGCATGATGGGCTGGGGAGAAATTTACCAACTTTTGAGTACACATCAATCCAGTAAAGAAGTTCACAAAAGAAAGAGAAAACCAGAAAAGAAGAAAACTTATAAAAGTTTCATATCGCGCATAGAAGAACTTTTTAAAGACGATAAATAA